The sequence TCTGAGGGAGTCACACAACTTTTATTTAGCTGGAACTAAAGACATAGTCCCATGTGAAGATTGCACCGAATGATAGGCTTATCTCCCACCCCCCCACATCTACGCGAAGATAAGCAACAGTGGTCCAAAAGTCTTCAGGGAATACAAGGCCCCCGATTAATTCTTAAAGGGAAATTGGCTACTTTTAGCAGCATAAAAGTCACTGTTGCTACTTTGGAGCATTTTTCCAGTAACTTTACATTTTCTGTAGTTAAAGTAATGATGCATAACATTTTCAAATAGAGATCTATTTTATTTCGGCTGTAGGGTGATTTACAATGAAGTTCATGAAAGCTTTTACATTAGCTGTATCTATTAGCTTTTTGccaggaaaatgtttttgcacacaGGAAATTGATAGATTACACATTTGGctaaacagacacagaaaagaCTGGGGTTTACTGAAAATTGAGGCTAATCAGAATTAGGTAGTGTCTCACCGGTTTGTCTTCAGAGTAGTACTGTTCAAAATAATAACTGCCTCTTTAACTTTAGAGATAATTTCCTAAACCACAAGAAACAAAGCACTTGTTTTACACAGGACCTGTCTTTGACAATTTCTTTGTTTTCGCAGAGTCTTTGTAGcttagaaaacacaaagaatgtCTGACAGGGAAGAAATGGCTTCAGATGGGAGTCTGAATGTTACGCTGACGCTGAGACTGCTGATGCATGGAAAGGTAATCGGCAGCTGAGGAAATAGTTTGaataatttaatgtatttttgtagtAACAGCCTAATGGCCTGGTAATGGCATGTCATTGCTTTTAAAGGGATTACATCCTGCTGCAAAATATGAAAACCTGTTAAGAGAGAATCTTATGTGTGTCCACTTGCTCAAGCATTGTTATCTTTTCATTCACAGGAAGTTGGCAGCATAATTGGAAAGGTACATTTGTTTTACAATCAAttaacatttattaatttattgttgGTTTTCCTTATAAAACTAATCAAACCTCCTGTATTACAATTTCTTACCCTTCCAGAAAGGAGaaacagtaaagaaaatgagagaagaggTGAGAATTTATCTTGGCATCCCTAATGTGGAAAAACATGTAATCTGCCACATCACTTAAGACCACCCCAAGCTGAAACAGTTGTTGATTTGTGCTTCCAGAGTGGCGCTCGTATCAACATATCGGAGGGATCGTCTCCAGAGAGAATAGTAACCATCACAGGACCTACAGAGGCCATCTTCAGAGCTTTCTCCATGATCTCACAGAAGTTTGAGGAGGTACAGCAAAAAGAATGTGCAACAAACTCCTCTGCAATTTTCCACATATCTGTGtacataaaatgttattatttctaATGTTAAGAAATGTTCTTAATGACTTAAAAGTCTGAAGGACACCGaatgctccttttctgttctcGCGAAATAGAAAAGACATCAAATAAAGCAGTTAgtgctaaaaaaaaagcatatttctgTTCTCTCCCTCAGGATATTACCACAGCAATGACAAACAGTAACGTGACAAGCAAGCCCCCTGTGACACTTCGTCTGGTTTTCCCAGGGAGCCAGTGTGGCTCATTGATTGGCAAAGGAGGCTCAAAGATCAAAGAGATCAGAGAGGTAGCAAcccttttcctttttattttctatcagGAAGTAGTTTTTCTACACCCAAACAGGGACAGAAGTCCTGCACCCTGGTGCTCTGACACCTAAAGTATCAAATACTCCAGCCAAACTTTTCTTGTTAACTCTCTGccataaaatgtgtgtatttctttggTTGCCgctcataaaaacacactgattatGCCTGTGAAGATCGGCAGAGGCTGAATACTCATTCTGAATGGACAATATTTGTGTACGCCTCCTCAAATATTGGAGCACACATTGCTATTTGGCTTGCAGCTGCTCCCTGCATGTCAAAATGTGGTTGGGTAATTTGCTGGTGCTTGAAACAGCATTTCAATTTGGGTGATGGTGTGCTCTTTTCAGCAATAAATagcttttgtttcttctgttgtcTGCCGATGTTAAGACCACAGGAGCTCAGGTTCAGGTGGCAGGAGACATGCTGCCGGACTCCACAGAGAGGGCTGTCACAATCTCCGGCACTCCACAGGCCATCACTCAGTGTGTAAGACACATCTGCTCTGTCATGCTGGAGGTAAGTGccgtcagacagcagatgaTCTTCACGTTCAACAGCTCTAGTTAGATGATACGTAAGTCACATTTGTTTAGAggcacatttattttcagtctgaGCGATGTATTGTTCCTGTAATAACAATGGTTTGCAGTCAGGTCGCAGTGGCTGGATTTTCTGTCTGAATATTGTTTCTTATGATGGTTTATATCAGTGCTTTCGTGCCTGTTAACCATCTGGCAGGCtccaaatattttcttctgaatacatcaaaaactaaatgttattCAGCAGCATCATTTATAAACATGCATATATTGCTACCATACTGAACCATCAAGCATCACCTTCCAACTAATTATCCATTGTTTTACATGAACAGACTCTCTATTACTGTACatgacatttttcagtttaatcTGTCACTATCACTTTAAGTATTTCAACTGTTTAGCAGCtggtttaaatttatttaaattgtctTTAGTTATTTTagctattatttattttatatatgtttattttatatttatttgtacttCAAAACTGTTGACCATTACTATTGCTTTTAGCTAGTTATTCTAAATTTTCTGTTCAAGAATTATGTTACTCGTTTGCAATACTGACTGGCTGCTTATTTCTACCAACacataaatgtttatttgttttaaaataataatttctgtgtttttttataataCATTAATTATCAatcaattttctctttttttctattacTGCAGCTTATACAATACATACCAAATTCTTTCTTTTCAGGTTATtcaattatataaattatattggTGCAAACTCTCAACTGAACGAATGGGGTAAAAATGTATAGCAGGGGATATTAAAAAGCACATGAAATTTCTCAGAGCTAGCAAAAGTTCTTTTCTCAGGCTGAGcagcttttacattttttctgcctttttggTTTGCATGACTGTGTCTCTAGTCTCCACCAAAAGGAGCGACTATTCCCTACCGTCCCAAGGTCATACCTGCAGGAGCTCATGCAGTATTAGCACCGCAGCACTCTGCACAAGTAAGTAACCACATAGAGGTTATTTAGTTGCGGTTTGAACCACTTTGTAAAAGACATAACGATTGAACACCCTCTTTAGTCTGTGGGCTCTCAGTTACACTAGtcattaaacatattttcaccACTAGAGGGACACATCTGTGTAATTATGCAGCAATAAGCTCTTCATTTTGTAATGCTGTAAGCAGAAAGATGAGGTAATGACCATAGTGAAAGGATGCAGCCTAACTGTAATGTGTCAGATATGAATAAGACCTGTTTATGTTAATATTCCCTCTGCAATGTAAAACCTCAAAGATGTCGTGACTAAAGCTCATGTTTTCCATGAGCTGGCTAGCTGCTGTCCTGTATTTGTCTGTTCTGACCTACCAGACATCTGTTTATGTTACTGCATTTCTGGCCATGGTCAAAGAGGGTGAAGACAGCAAATGACATTTAGATGAAATTCCATCCAATCTATACACATTAGAGCTATagaaaaggagaagaggatGGATATCCAGAGGTTACAGCTGTCACACTCTGTGATGATTTCATATTTCAAGTGACATGTTTGAACATGTGTGCAGCTCCTAGCCACATAACCACATCTCATCTCCTTTTCCTCCCAGGCTTTTGCAATTCCAGGGCAGTATGCTTTTACACATCAAGATGTAAGTATATGCTCAGTTGACTAACATCCACCCTAATGACCCACTCAATGCCCATTCCTTTACAAGCCACCACTATTCCCTCTGTGTACCCTCTACTGCAAAGATGAATAATCAATAATCCTGTTAATAATCTGTTGACATTACTAATATTAACACAGTAGCAGCATGCAttgattgaaatgaaattaatgatCTTAAGAGTTCATGATCAGTTATACCCTCATAGCCAGAGATGTgactgtatttttctttctgaaggAAATGAATCTCTTCACACTGACACCATCTGTGATGTTTGTGAACTTCAGATTGGCTCTGTATTGTAGCTGTCAGCTCCTCTGAAATAATCCAGTTTGATTGGTTAGCTCTAACTTCCTTCCTACCCTGCAGTTGACCAAGCTTCACCAGTTGGCTATGCAGCATatccccctcccttcccttggGCAGAGCAACCCTACCTTCCCTGGTACGTACCCACGGCTCCCCGGGGAAGTCCATGTATCCCTCTGTCTTCACTCCTCTTCATATCACACCATCAAAACACCCATCACTTCAGAGAGGATCAAGGATGTCTTCATTCTCTAAGAGTTCACAGGTTTTTTGTAGAAGGTGGCTTTACACatctaacaaaaataacatgttaTGCTTGGCATTGGTATTTTCATCTATTTGTATTCTACTAAGAATACTAAGTACAAAACTTAAGTTTTAGGTTACGCCACCAAACTAGTTTATCAGCAATAAAACAATCAAAGTTCACTGAAATATTTATAATccaaaagtgtgtgtgacaaaCTGAAGCAGACAGCgtgaaatacaaaataaaaagagagttctctgagagggaaatgtggaaaatgaccaaaaatatttacagttcaGTAAATATTTAACCATTTCTCACAAATTCTCATATCCTCCCAAAATTTCAGCTACATATGCCAGATCTCCCtctctaaaaaaacaaaaaaaaaaacaaaaaaaaaacaaaaaaaatcctaatcACTCGACCCCATCCTTCACCTCTGCAACATTTCTCCTCCAAATCTAACATTGTCTTGGCCAGACCATCCCTGACCTCAACCACCCCATGTACTCATATACTTTGccaaaactaacaaaacattacagcatttttattatatagCAGGTCTGATCTTATTGAACTTATGAAACATACTCATGTTtagaaaaaatgtattattttattgtaacaaTTAATATATACACAAAGAACGGGTGCTGAGAATATATATAGACTACATAtaagcatatacagtataaagcaTTTTCATGTAGCTATTTTAGCAATGTAGCCAAAGTAGGGCAACTTGTCATGCCATGAAAGTGGAAGCCATTAGCGCCATGCTGTTGTTAGCGTTCCTTGTCCTACTTTGCAGGATTGGATTCAACTGCCCCCACAAGTTCACAGGAGCTGGCAATACCTAACGATGTAAGTGGCACATTGTTTGTGTTCTTGCAGCACTAAAGATTGCACTGATAATCTTCCCACTAGTGACTTCATTAACACTTTTGCATGACAGCTATAATGAGGAACACAAGTCTGTCACTTCTGTCAAGTAAtttattatttgtctttttgttggCTAACATAAATTATTGTACAAATTCACAGCACACTGTGGCCCTCAAGAAATATATCAGTAGGCCATCAATAGAAAAATATATCTAAGGCATTACAGCAGTCGATTAGCTTTGATTTAG is a genomic window of Mastacembelus armatus chromosome 15, fMasArm1.2, whole genome shotgun sequence containing:
- the LOC113131713 gene encoding poly(rC)-binding protein 3 isoform X2, with product MSDREEMASDGSLNVTLTLRLLMHGKEVGSIIGKKGETVKKMREESGARINISEGSSPERIVTITGPTEAIFRAFSMISQKFEEDITTAMTNSNVTSKPPVTLRLVFPGSQCGSLIGKGGSKIKEIRETTGAQVQVAGDMLPDSTERAVTISGTPQAITQCVRHICSVMLESPPKGATIPYRPKVIPAGAHAVLAPQHSAQAFAIPGQYAFTHQDLTKLHQLAMQHIPLPSLGQSNPTFPGLDSTAPTSSQELAIPNDFIGCIIGRQGSKINEIRQVSGAHIKIASATDGSAMRQVTITGSPASISVAQYLINASLEMAKYTMQAASSATSVDLNMSFSQSTPTASTAATSMAVLAATTPAPTTINVHSPSTLPTIQNAHYAVPVSSLLGMKTLPVLAVHPAAASSLTQGLSPYTAKMPTSGVKKSERQKFAPY
- the LOC113131713 gene encoding poly(rC)-binding protein 3 isoform X1; translation: MSDREEMASDGSLNVTLTLRLLMHGKEVGSIIGKKGETVKKMREESGARINISEGSSPERIVTITGPTEAIFRAFSMISQKFEEDITTAMTNSNVTSKPPVTLRLVFPGSQCGSLIGKGGSKIKEIRETTGAQVQVAGDMLPDSTERAVTISGTPQAITQCVRHICSVMLESPPKGATIPYRPKVIPAGAHAVLAPQHSAQAFAIPGQYAFTHQDLTKLHQLAMQHIPLPSLGQSNPTFPGLDSTAPTSSQELAIPNDFIGCIIGRQGSKINEIRQVSGAHIKIASATDGSAMRQVTITGSPASISVAQYLINARLSSVLTGLGVL